The genomic DNA AAAAAGTGCTATTTGCACAACCACAAACTTATCGCGGTGATTTTTCAGATTACGTCATTCGTTCTTCACAGACCCGGGTCATCTACAAAGACGAGGCCTTTCCTGCTCACCATCTGGATGCTATTCATGCTGGTGACGTTTTGATTGATAACGATGAATTCGGCCAGTACAAAGGTGAGTTACAGATTGCTCGTCAAGATCTTGAAAATACCGGCCGTATCAACGTGGTCGGCCACATTACTAAGAGTGATTTACCATGTCTAAACTTGTTACAACCATGGGCAGACTTCAAGTTTATTGCTGCCAAATAAGATTCGACCAATGGAGGTGTCCCGTTAATGACAACTGATTACCGTTTAACTAGCGATGCTGACCGTGAAGCCTTTTACCAACTCTATCAATACGCATTCAACAATCATGATACCCCCGCGCGACGTCAATTCTTCATGGACCGCTACCAACATGGTTGGATCTATGGCCGTCACGACAACGGTCAACTGGTCAGCGGGCTATATAGTCTGCCGCTAGCAGTCAACTTCCATGGTGTCACTTACAAGATGAACGGGATTGGCGATGTGATGACCGCTCCGGAATACGCTGGTCAGGGCGGCGCCGGACAACTATTGACGGCAGCTCTTGAAGAGATGGCTGCTAAGCACGTGACCTTGTCGTATCTAGCCCCCTTCGCATACGGCTATTATCGACGTTTTGGCTATGAACACGTCTTCGACCACGCGCACCAAGTCATGGCCGCCCGCGATCTTCCGCGCATTAAGCCAACGGACTGGGCTGGCACGGTTACCCGCCATGGTAATGAAGGCCTAGGCCTCATCAACGATTTTTATGCGCAACAGCGGCAAAATCAACGAGGTGGCTTGATTCGGCCTACTTGGTGGCAACATTACCTGACCCTTAAGCATAACTGGTCAATCGCAATTTACCGTAACGTCGCTGACCAGATCGAGGGCTACTTGATTTATGAACGGCAAGCCACTAACTTTGCGATTCAGGAATGGGCGACTAGCACCCCCGCTGCTTACCAACGACTGGCCAACTTTGTCACTAAGCATGGCACCACCTTTGATACGTTTAGTTATGACAGTCCAAGTACGGCAAACGGCTTAGATTTGCTGGCTGACCCGTACCGTTTACAAGTCACCATCCAGCCATACATGATGGCGCGCATCGTTGATCTATACGACTTTATCAAACACTATCCGTTTACCGCGGACATACAACCACTTCGCCTAGCAGTCAGTGACGCTACCCTGTCCTCTAATCAAGGCATCTGGGCATTAACGCGGCACAACGGGCAAGTAACGTTCAATCGTGTTAGCGACCAATTAACTGGTCAGACTGACATTCAGTTAACGATTCAACAACTAACCACTGCTTGCTTTGGCACTCAGAGCTTAGCCCGAGCATACCAACACGGGTTAATCACCGGTGATGTGAATGCGATCAACCGGCTTGACACTAGTCTGGTGAAGGAACGACCGGCACTTATTGACTACTTTTAAACGCTTAAGTTAGATAAGCAGCATGACTGACTAAAAGTGGGTCGCCAGAATGACTATTCTGGCGACCCACTTTTTGTTCAGACGCTGCCTGGTATTGATATTTGCCATGGGTCAAGTCATTTACGAATCAGATGGCAACAAATACTAGTACTGGTCGATTAAGCTGGCGCCGTGAGCAAATCAACTTAATAATGAATTGCCTTCATCACGTACCTAATTAGTCTCCATGTTTAGGCTGCCTTAGCAAATACGTTGGTTACTTACTCGACAGGAATATTCCAACATACTAATCTTCAATTGCTATTAGAAAGTGAGGTCATTATTCGAATGCATCATGATCATGCTGTCGTTATCACTGCAGCGCCAACGACATTTCCCGCTAATGCGTTAAAAAAATCTTGCTCTATTACCACGTGACCCAAACTGAATTTGCTGAACACATTGCAATCTCGCAAAAACAACTGTCATTTATCTTAAACCGACAAGCCTTCATGATTATCTCCGTCGCCATCAAGTTAAACCAGCAACTAGTTTAAAAGCACATTGGCGATTGGAACTGTATTTGAATATCGACTTACAAACTATCAACCAGAATTCCAACCCGCAGTGACTAAATTCAAATGGGCAACTGCTTAAAATATGACAGCAACCACTATTTTTCCAAAAAGATCAATCTTTTTCATTTGAGCAAGCATGCTTAATCTTCTAGACGTATTCAAAATCTTCAACAATTATACAAACACTTACCGTCTACTTATTCCCTCATGAATAGGAGCTGTCTAGCGAAAATTGACAATTAGATTAAAAACATTAAAATAATATTAAAATAGTTAACTTGCCATTTTTCATTTCTAATAAATTCATACTATCGAAAGGAACTCGCCATGGCCATCAAACAATCTGATTTAACCATCAACATTAGTAATCACCAATCTAGCCTACAAATCTTCAAAGCTGCCGCAAGTAACTTCATTAGTTCACTAAGCGGTAAAATGTTTAGTTTTGGTCTTGGACTCATGTTACTTGACGAGACGCACTCTGCCATCAGTTTTGGTATCAACATGATTATTAGCCCGATCGTTGGCTTGCTGTGCCTCGTCCCGATTGGTAATCTCATCGACACTTATCCACATAAAGCGATTCTTACCGGTAGCCTGACTGTCCGAACGCTGGCACTGATTTTGTTTGCGACTAGTATCAACTTGTTTACGGCGACTGCTAAACTAATCCCGATTGTTTTATTTCTGATTATCGACGCAATTTCAACAAATATTAATGATACTTGTTATTCTGCCGCCACCCACGAGCTTGTTAATGGTCCCCATATTCAACGCTTGAATTCGTTAACTCAAAGTGCCATTTCGCTTTCCTCGATTCTATCACCAGCGTTAGGGGTTGGTCTGTATAGTCTAGTCGGCTTTTATGGCTTCATTATATTAGAAATCATCGCGACACTCGCGTCATTTAGTATTATGCTCACGATGCGATTCCATTATCCATCAACGAATCAATTAACTGACTCACGACGCATGCCAGCAACCTCTCACAGCCAGTTTGCAACATTCCGCTTCGGGCTGAACTACATGCAGTCGCGAACCATGATCAAAATTACAATTCTATTGAGTGTCATTCTGAACTTCTTATATACCGCCGTTACCATTGGAATTCCATATATCTTAAAGGATCAGCTCCACACCGGTAATGGTCCAGTCGGCCTGCTTGAGACAGGGAGCGCGATTGGCATGTTGCTTGGCAGTTTACTTTTGACTTTGTTACCGTCAACTGGCCAAAAACATCTCTTTTCAAAATTAATTATTCCAGTACTCGTTCTCGATAGCCAAATATTTTTATTAGGTGTCCTATTCATGACAGCCCAATCACCAGCCGGCTATGCGCTACTCGGGAGTCTTATTATGGGGATACTGGCTTTCGCACTTGTTATTCTCAATATTACCTTTCAGGTCTACTTACAACAAACCGTGCCAACCAAATTATTAGGCCGTGTCGTTGCGACGCTAACAACCGTCAATAGTTCAATCATGCCAATTGGAACCCTCCTGTTCACCTTGATCTTTCAAAGTACCACTCGCGGCGGTCTAATCCTAATCATCAATGGTATTCTGTTACTTGGATACACGGCATTGTTATGGCAACCCTTGCATCGGGCCATTCGCAGTGAACAGTCGAATCAATCATGATCAAAGTTACTTCAGATGCTTATTCTGACTGTCAATCAATAATCATGATAGCAACTATCGCAACCTGATATAATTCGAAGCATCCCGATAGCAGTATAATTACTTATAACCTATGATGAAAGGAGAAATAAACATGCCCTTAATGCGCATTGATATGGTACGGGGACGCTCGCAAGCTGAGATCCAAAAAATTCTAGATATTGCATACCAAACAGCTAGTACAGCTTTACACTTACGGCCCCGTGATCGCTATCAAATCGTTACACAACACGACCCTGAAGAAATGATTATTGAAGACGTCGGTTTAGGTTTCAAGCGCACCACCGCTTTCTTAATGTTCAGCTTAACTTCAAGTCCTCGTAAGGTCGAAGATAAACAAACCTTTTACAAATTACTCGTCAAAAATTTACATGATCAATTAGGCATCGCACCGACCGATGTTATGATCAACATCACGACCAATCGCTACGAAGATTGGAGCTTTGGCGACGGCGAAGCACAATTTCTAAACGGTGACTTAAATTAACGTCCAATCCACAGCCTATTAAAAAAAGATGCCTCGCAATCCAACTGGATCACCAGACATCTTTTTTGCTGGTATCATCGCTATTGACCGCCAGCATTATATCGTAAATAAAACTAACGACTATTAATTGATTATCAATATCATATTAACCATGTCTTGACATTAATTTTCATACAAATAACCGGCACCCCGTAAGGCTGCTTTGATTGCTGTTAATTGTTCTGGCGTCTGATAAGCCACCGTATGGCTATGGACACCATCCGTTAATTCCGACAACAAATGCCCCTGTAACTTCTTAAGCCGGCCCATAAACAGATTAATATCACCGACTGAGCGAATCTCTAATTCACCCCGGAGCCGTCCGTACAATGGATGTTCAACCTCAACATCCTTAATCACACCACCCGCACGAATGATCAAGTCCATCTCCTTAGTCGCCTCATTAGGAAAATGTCGGCAGACTAAGACAACCGTGGGCTGGTTGGCTTTCTCCAATTCATATCCTTGTAAAGTAGCAACAATTGCTGTTCCATGAGCCCTCAATAACGAAATATCGCCAACGATTGTCTGGCGACTAACATTAAATTGCTTTGCTAACGTCGTCGCACTTATTGGGACCTGCGTTTGTGATAATTTTGATCGAATTTGTTCTCGCCGTTCTAATCCTGTCATGACTCACCCTTCTCACTATTTCAATAGGCTAATTTTACCAGAAAATCACTAGAATTGCTTTCATCACCTGTCAAACTATGATAAACTATGTTCATTTATCATAGGTGTCAAGACACCTAAATCTTAATAAATTAGGATTGATTAGCAATGCGCAATTTATCTTTATTAACCGACTTATATGAATTTTCAATGGCCAATGGTTTTCACCACGACCTACCACGAACCAACGCCACTTTCGATCTCTTCTATCGTCGCGTTCCTGACAATGGTAGCTTTGTCATTGCCGCTGGTTTACAGCAAGTTGTTGAGGCCTTGCAGGACTTCCACTTTACTAGCAACGATCTCGACTACTTCCGCCAGCTCAACTTATGGGATGAACGTTTCTTAACTACTTTGGCGCATTTTAAGTTAACTTGCCAAATCAAGGCACTTCCCGAAGGCACCCCCGTCTTTCCTCGCGAACCTTTGCTGACAATCACTGGTCCGCTTGAGCAAGCCCAGTTACTTGAAACCCTCGTCTTAAATATCGTCAATCATCAATCACTCATTGCCACTAAAGCTCGGCGACTAAGCTACGCCGCAGCGGGTCGCCCCATCATGGAGTTCGGTGCTCGGCGTGCGCAGGGACCTGACAGTGCAATTTACGGGACCCGGGCAGCAATCATTGGAGGTGCTAATAGTACCTCCAACGTCCTAGCTGCTAAACAGTTCGGTATTCCCGTTGCCGGTACGATGGCACACAGTTGGGTTGAGGCTTTTCCAGATGAATTAACCGCCTTTCGCAAGTGGGCCGAACAATATCCGGACAATAGTGCACTGCTAGTCGATACTTATGATGTACTTAACTCGGGAATTCCAAACGCAATAACTGTCTTCAAAGAACTACGCGCAGCTGGGCATGAACCCGTCGGTATTAGAATCGATTCAGGAGACGTCACGACCTTATCACAAGCCGCCCGATCACGACTGGATGCAGCAGGTTTTCCAAATGCCAAAATCACCATTTCTAACGCATTAGATGAACATATCATCACTTCGTTACTTCAAGAAGGTGCACCTATCGATAATTTTGGTATCGGTGAGAAACTCATCACAAGTGCTTCAGCCCCCGTTTTAAGTGGTGTCTACAAACTGGCCGCAACCGAAATTGATGGTCAGCACACGCCCAAAATAAAAGTGAGTGCCAGCCGTGAAAAGTTAACGATTCCTGGTGACAAACAAGTCTATCGGCTTTACGAACCAGGAACCCAACGGGCCTTTGCTGACTTGATTGCACTAGCTACCGAAACCATTACTGGTCAATCCAGCTTAACCGTTGTTAATAGTAATCCACTCAGTGTTGACCGGCAGCAACGACTCACCAATTTTGACGCTCGGCCCTTACTTGTACCGGTAGACTTATCTACAACTACCATGATTCCAATATCAGCGATTCAAGCAGCAACCCAAGCCAAGCTCGCAGAACTGCCTCGCACCACCCAACGGCTCGTCAATCCGGACATCTACCCGGTCTACATGACGACCACCCTTAGCCAGTTACAAACTAAGCTATTGAACGAAATGACGATTCTCGCGAACTAGCCAAGCAAATCTGCTTTGAACAAACTAAAGCCACTTCTGATTAGTCATCAAATGACTGCTAAATACAGAGGTGGCTTTAGTTGGTCTGGGCGACACCCATCATTGGGGCTTACTGATCAGCAATTTGATCATGTTTGCCAGGGGTCAATATTTTAGTCATCACCGTGATCAAATAGGCTTGTTCACGTTCAAGTTCTGTCCCTGGCAGTTCAAGCATTAACCGCGCTAAGTAGCCAAATAACTGCGATAACAAACTTTGGATTATCAAATCATTCGGCCAATCAACAATCAGATGATCTGCTTTTAATTGATTTAAGACGCTACCCATCTGCTTAACCATCTGGGGCGCAATCTGACTCAGAATCTGTTCGCGCCGTGTCGCATCAAAAGCCGCCATTTCAAAAACGACCTTTAATTCCTTAATGTTGGCCTGGGCAAAAGCAACCCTGTCCGTTACAACTGCGGTGATAAACGCTGACAAGCTTGGATAGCGCCGGCGTAATTCATCTTCTGAAAAATCATTGGCTAAGATTGGGACGATGTGCGCGGCAATGGGGGCTAAAATCGCATCACGTAGCGCCGCTTTAGTCTTATACCGCCGATAAACCGTCCCTTCTGCAACACCAGCCCGTTGCGCAATGTCACTAGTACTGGTCTGATCAAAACCCTTTTCAGCAAACAAATCAAGACTTGCCTGGAGGATCGACCGTTGCTTAGGCGTAATCGCTTTATCTTGACTTAGATCCTGTTGAAAGTAATCCCGTATCCGTGGTCGTTCCATGTCCTCACACCTTCCGATAACGTTTCATCCCAACAATGTTCAACATTGTTAGTACGACCATAAACCCTACTAATATTAACAAATCAACCCCAATATCGCCAAGACTAGCACCCTTAGTGACGACGCCGGTCAATGCATTGGCACCGTAGTATAACGGCATGATATGGGCAATGGCTTGCAGCCAACTCGCCATACCATCGACTGGAATCAAACCAGCAAAGAAGATTTGCGGGACAACGATCAGTGGAATGAATTGAATCATTTGAAATTCCGAATTAGCAAAAGTGGAAATAAAGATTCCCAAGGTCAAAGCCACTAACGCTAATAGTAAATTGGTCAAAAAGACCAGCCAAATACTGCCGACTAAGTGAATCTTGAATACCGCAATCGCAAAAACAACGGTCAGGACAGTCTGAATGATTGCAAAGCCACCATAACCAATTAGATAGCCCATAATAATTTCACTCCGTCGAATTGGGGTTGCAAGTAGCCGGCTTAGGGTTCCAGTAATGCGTTCATTCAAAAGTGAAACACCAGAAATCAAGAACACAAAGAAGAAGACAAAGAAACCTAGAAAGATTGGCAAAAAGTTTTCAAAAAACGTTGAATCACTACTACCATAGATATAATGACTGCTAGTGGTATAGGTCGTCGTTTGTGCTCGACTATTTGTTGGCGCCGCAGCACTCGCTGTAGCCTGCTTCAATTGCTTTTGAATTTTAGCCACAGCAGCAGTATTCCCACTTGCCTGTGCTTGGGCCAAGGCCGTATTTAGCTTGCTAACCGTTGCCTGTTTTTGCGTCGCGGTCAACTTTTGTAGTGCCACCTGTTGCTTTTGCAATACCTTTTTTTGTGCTTTAGTAGCCGTGACTAACGTCTGAACCTTTAATTTGACCAACCCACTTTGTAATGCAGCTTTAATCAATGAAGTATTGGTCGGATTACTATTAGAATACGTTATTGTTAGCTTGCCATCCTTTTGCGTGAGATAACCATCCAAATCATGTTGCTTAATCATGGTCTTTGCCTGGCTACTATTGTAATGATTAATATCGACATGCTTCGTATTAATTGCTTTGACCACCTGGTGATCAACATTGTGAACACCCAAAGTCGCAACTTGAGTCGTATTATTTTGAAACAAAAAATACATCAATGACATGATTAAGAGTGGCGCCAAAAACATCAGTGCCAAGGTCCGCTTATCACGCAACATCTGTTTAAAAACTCGTCTAACGATTGCCATCGTTCGCATCTTGCATCCGCCCCGCTTTCAAAAAGACCTGTTCGATCGTATCTACCGCATACTGTTGCTTCAGCGCCACGGGTGTCCCCTCAGCGAGCGCAATGCCATGCCGAATCAACATGAGATAATCACACCGTTCCGCTTCGTCCATGACATGGGTCGTCACGAGCATCGACTTGCCAGTGGACTTGAGCTTATTCAACTCGGTCCAAATCTGTTGCCGTAATTCTGGATCAATCCCAACGGTCGGTTCATCTAGAATTAATAATTGAGGATCCTGAACCAGCGCAATCGCTAATGATAACCGTCGTTTCATCCCACCAGAATAACCACTGACGCGCTGGTCTAATTGGGACGTCAAATCAACTAATCCGGCCGCATAATCAATCATTTGTGCTAATTTAATTTTGGGGACACTCATCAACTGCCCAAAAAAAGTTAAATTTTCACGAGCCGTTAGCGTTTCATATAAAGCGTCACTTTGGGCCATATATCCCACTTGCGCCATTACCGCCCGATTGGGCATCACCGTATCCATCACTTTAACTGTGCCACTATCGACCGCTTCCATCCCTAAAATACTCTTGATCAAGGTGGTCTTCCCAGCCCCGGATGGCCCAATCAGTCCATAAATCGTCCCAGTCGGCAATGTCAAATCAATTTGATTCAACACTTGGTGATGACCGAAGTGCTTACTGACTTGCTTGGCGATGACATAATCTATTGCCATATTCATAACCCACTTTCCAAAAAGTGAGTGTTCACTCACTCATTTAATGATTTTAGTATAATCAGTGCATCTCGGTTTGTCAACAATGAAATGAGTCGATACTCATTTCATTGTTGAATCTTCCTAGGTCTAACTCTCAAACGAGAATCTTACCAACCATCAATCACACGATTCACTGCAAAAAATAAGATCAGCATTTTCAAATCAAAAATGATTTTGCCATGCTGATCCTATCATTGACTATTTTAAGCCAGATATTCAGTTACTTGCTGAGTAATAACCGCTCGTTGTTCCGAATCCAAGTCAAATTTCCCCGTCATGAAGGCACTCGTTGGAATCTGTAAACCGACCAAATTATCATTCGGCTTTAACCCCATGAAGGTCAATAACGTTTTTAAGTGAGCAAGACCAACTTTGGCCGCTTTTTTACCACCTGCACCAGTCAACATGACTGGCTTATTCATAATAAAATCTGGTGCACCAAACACACCAGCCTCAGTTGGGCGCGACAACCAGTCTAGTGCATTTTTGAGTCCACCGGGAATCATTTCATTATATTCCGGTGTGACGATCCACAACCCATCAGCAGCTTGGACTTGCTCTCTAAACGTCATCACTGAGCTGGGAGCGGGAAATTCAATGTCTTGATTAATCAACGGTAAATCTGCAATATTGGCAAATGTCACCTCAGCTCCCTGCGCAACTAGTTGTGTGCTGATTTGTTCTGCCACCGTTTTATTGAATGAATCTTTCCGTAATGAACCAACTACCATTAAAATCTTTTGCATGTTATTTATCTCCATTTCTTCTATATAATCAATTAATTTTATTCTATGGACGATTTAAATTTGAAAGAGGCTACAAAGCCAATTACTAATAATCCTGTAAGTATGCCAAACGCAACCTGATATCCTAATAATGTTGTATGAGCTGTGAGATTAATCATGCCACTGATCGAAACCAATAAGGCAGTCGCAATCGCCCCTGCAATTTGTCCGGCCATCGTATTAATAGCATTACCATGTGCAATCAGTTTAACAGGTAGCACATTTAACCCAGCAGTTGCTAGTTGCATTAACATTAATGAGAGCCCCATCATCCAAATCGCATATGCGAGGCCAATCCACACCAACGAAACAGTTGCCGTGAAGAAGACAAACGGCATTGTGGCGATTGCCGCAA from Lactiplantibacillus paraplantarum includes the following:
- a CDS encoding GNAT family N-acetyltransferase encodes the protein MTTDYRLTSDADREAFYQLYQYAFNNHDTPARRQFFMDRYQHGWIYGRHDNGQLVSGLYSLPLAVNFHGVTYKMNGIGDVMTAPEYAGQGGAGQLLTAALEEMAAKHVTLSYLAPFAYGYYRRFGYEHVFDHAHQVMAARDLPRIKPTDWAGTVTRHGNEGLGLINDFYAQQRQNQRGGLIRPTWWQHYLTLKHNWSIAIYRNVADQIEGYLIYERQATNFAIQEWATSTPAAYQRLANFVTKHGTTFDTFSYDSPSTANGLDLLADPYRLQVTIQPYMMARIVDLYDFIKHYPFTADIQPLRLAVSDATLSSNQGIWALTRHNGQVTFNRVSDQLTGQTDIQLTIQQLTTACFGTQSLARAYQHGLITGDVNAINRLDTSLVKERPALIDYF
- a CDS encoding MFS transporter; its protein translation is MAIKQSDLTINISNHQSSLQIFKAAASNFISSLSGKMFSFGLGLMLLDETHSAISFGINMIISPIVGLLCLVPIGNLIDTYPHKAILTGSLTVRTLALILFATSINLFTATAKLIPIVLFLIIDAISTNINDTCYSAATHELVNGPHIQRLNSLTQSAISLSSILSPALGVGLYSLVGFYGFIILEIIATLASFSIMLTMRFHYPSTNQLTDSRRMPATSHSQFATFRFGLNYMQSRTMIKITILLSVILNFLYTAVTIGIPYILKDQLHTGNGPVGLLETGSAIGMLLGSLLLTLLPSTGQKHLFSKLIIPVLVLDSQIFLLGVLFMTAQSPAGYALLGSLIMGILAFALVILNITFQVYLQQTVPTKLLGRVVATLTTVNSSIMPIGTLLFTLIFQSTTRGGLILIINGILLLGYTALLWQPLHRAIRSEQSNQS
- a CDS encoding tautomerase family protein, encoding MPLMRIDMVRGRSQAEIQKILDIAYQTASTALHLRPRDRYQIVTQHDPEEMIIEDVGLGFKRTTAFLMFSLTSSPRKVEDKQTFYKLLVKNLHDQLGIAPTDVMINITTNRYEDWSFGDGEAQFLNGDLN
- a CDS encoding transcription repressor NadR yields the protein MTGLERREQIRSKLSQTQVPISATTLAKQFNVSRQTIVGDISLLRAHGTAIVATLQGYELEKANQPTVVLVCRHFPNEATKEMDLIIRAGGVIKDVEVEHPLYGRLRGELEIRSVGDINLFMGRLKKLQGHLLSELTDGVHSHTVAYQTPEQLTAIKAALRGAGYLYEN
- a CDS encoding nicotinate phosphoribosyltransferase, with the translated sequence MRNLSLLTDLYEFSMANGFHHDLPRTNATFDLFYRRVPDNGSFVIAAGLQQVVEALQDFHFTSNDLDYFRQLNLWDERFLTTLAHFKLTCQIKALPEGTPVFPREPLLTITGPLEQAQLLETLVLNIVNHQSLIATKARRLSYAAAGRPIMEFGARRAQGPDSAIYGTRAAIIGGANSTSNVLAAKQFGIPVAGTMAHSWVEAFPDELTAFRKWAEQYPDNSALLVDTYDVLNSGIPNAITVFKELRAAGHEPVGIRIDSGDVTTLSQAARSRLDAAGFPNAKITISNALDEHIITSLLQEGAPIDNFGIGEKLITSASAPVLSGVYKLAATEIDGQHTPKIKVSASREKLTIPGDKQVYRLYEPGTQRAFADLIALATETITGQSSLTVVNSNPLSVDRQQRLTNFDARPLLVPVDLSTTTMIPISAIQAATQAKLAELPRTTQRLVNPDIYPVYMTTTLSQLQTKLLNEMTILAN
- a CDS encoding TetR/AcrR family transcriptional regulator, with the translated sequence MERPRIRDYFQQDLSQDKAITPKQRSILQASLDLFAEKGFDQTSTSDIAQRAGVAEGTVYRRYKTKAALRDAILAPIAAHIVPILANDFSEDELRRRYPSLSAFITAVVTDRVAFAQANIKELKVVFEMAAFDATRREQILSQIAPQMVKQMGSVLNQLKADHLIVDWPNDLIIQSLLSQLFGYLARLMLELPGTELEREQAYLITVMTKILTPGKHDQIADQ
- a CDS encoding ABC transporter permease; this encodes MRTMAIVRRVFKQMLRDKRTLALMFLAPLLIMSLMYFLFQNNTTQVATLGVHNVDHQVVKAINTKHVDINHYNSSQAKTMIKQHDLDGYLTQKDGKLTITYSNSNPTNTSLIKAALQSGLVKLKVQTLVTATKAQKKVLQKQQVALQKLTATQKQATVSKLNTALAQAQASGNTAAVAKIQKQLKQATASAAAPTNSRAQTTTYTTSSHYIYGSSDSTFFENFLPIFLGFFVFFFVFLISGVSLLNERITGTLSRLLATPIRRSEIIMGYLIGYGGFAIIQTVLTVVFAIAVFKIHLVGSIWLVFLTNLLLALVALTLGIFISTFANSEFQMIQFIPLIVVPQIFFAGLIPVDGMASWLQAIAHIMPLYYGANALTGVVTKGASLGDIGVDLLILVGFMVVLTMLNIVGMKRYRKV
- a CDS encoding ABC transporter ATP-binding protein; this translates as MAIDYVIAKQVSKHFGHHQVLNQIDLTLPTGTIYGLIGPSGAGKTTLIKSILGMEAVDSGTVKVMDTVMPNRAVMAQVGYMAQSDALYETLTARENLTFFGQLMSVPKIKLAQMIDYAAGLVDLTSQLDQRVSGYSGGMKRRLSLAIALVQDPQLLILDEPTVGIDPELRQQIWTELNKLKSTGKSMLVTTHVMDEAERCDYLMLIRHGIALAEGTPVALKQQYAVDTIEQVFLKAGRMQDANDGNR
- a CDS encoding NADPH-dependent FMN reductase, coding for MQKILMVVGSLRKDSFNKTVAEQISTQLVAQGAEVTFANIADLPLINQDIEFPAPSSVMTFREQVQAADGLWIVTPEYNEMIPGGLKNALDWLSRPTEAGVFGAPDFIMNKPVMLTGAGGKKAAKVGLAHLKTLLTFMGLKPNDNLVGLQIPTSAFMTGKFDLDSEQRAVITQQVTEYLA